TAGTTCATAGCTCCACATTCTCGGCCGGCAGTCACCATGGCGGGCAGTGAGAACGGCGTCTCGGGCGTGCTGGGCAAGCTGATGCCGACGCAGAGCGAGGACAGTGGTGCGCCGAAGAAGAAGATGAGCCGCCAAAAGGCGCggcttgcgcgccgcgacgcggccgccgcgcagatgcgtgcggacgccgagcaggaggTTGTTGACGAAAACAACCAAGAGGCCGCGgacgaggccaaggcgctgaAGGAGGCgtgcgacgagctggaTGTGACGCTGTGCGAGGTACGTGGTTTCACTCACACAGATTGCGCCGGATGGGCACTGGTATGTGGACGCACTGACCCAGTCTGTacgcggcgatcgccgaTCAGCTCAATGTGCGGTACCCTGCGCAGGAGCCGTACACGTACGACATGCTGCGCATGGCCGCTGCGCGGTACATGCGCCAGCACAGTGCCGACTTTATGCCGTTCATCTCGGACCTGGACGAGTCGCAGGCAGGCGTCCAGGGCGAGAACACTGCCGAGTCCAAGTTCCTGCAGTACTGCGACGCGATGGAGTCGACGTCCGCATGGGGCGGCCAGCCCGAGATCCTCGCGCTCTCCAAGGTGTTCCACACGCCGATCCACGTCATGCAGCCGGGCATGCCGATGGTCAAGATCGGCGACGAGTTCGAcaaggcgccgctgcttATCTCGTACCACATCAAGCTCTTTGGCTTGGGCGAGGTACGTGCTTTGACTAATACAGCATTACAACTCGCTGCGCCCTGCTTCGCACTAACTACTTTCCATAGGGCGTCGGACTCGGCTGCGAATAGGTATCGTCGCTGCGTCAGACACGCAACCTACCGCTCGGTAAGCGACCGGCCGCGGTGCACGGTGCCCATCGCATCCACCTGCCCTAGCagacgcagctcctcgctggtgcgccgcaccgcacCAGACAGCGAGCGGTTCGCCTCTGCACGCTCGCtgggcgtgcgtcgcgcgaggcCAAACAAGGTATCGTCGTCAATCGAACGGCTGTTGCCGGATTGCTGCGCAGAGGTGTTTGGCATCGGCGCACTCGCCATGTCTTCGTCGGACTCGTTTGAGTCGGACTCCGACTCGTTCTCCTGCATCAGCTTGAAAACATACCTCGAGGTCCAGCATCTTGTCGAGCATACCGGGCAGCTCTCCCTCTGCGCCCGGGCGCACCGACTTGGTGATCGTGGGGGGGGTCGGCAGCGAGTcgcgccggctgcgcccGGGCGTGCGCTTCGTAAGCGGCGTCCCAACAACGCTCTTGCGCCGCCCAGAGCGCGCTGGCGTCGGCTGGGACggcacctcgtcgtgcacggagcgcagcacgtcgtcgaccacgagccgcgcggccTCTTTCGCAGGTGTCTGCCGGTACTTTTGCTTCGGCATCGAGTAGGACGCCGCAGCGGGCGGCGACATGCCTTCGGGCAGCGACTCGTCATCGCCCGCCGCCCGGCTGACATGGTAGGTGTGCgcgttgcgcagcggcgtctTGCGCAGGTCCGCAATGCCGTTCCAGTCGCGCTTCTCATCGGGGGCAAAGGGATTGATGGTCTgttcgccgccgacgatACTCACGcgcggacgcgccgaggagcgccggcgTGTCCGCGCAGGATCCGATGGGTGCCGCCACTTGAGGGggctcgacgacgtcggcaCCTCGCTCAGCGCAACGGATGGGTCGTTGGCCATGGATACAGACAGGTCGCTGGCATGCATACGCTGCGTCTCGTCTTCGATCcggctgcgctcgacatCGCGCTTGAGCCGCTGAAACGGCGACTCGAGTtcaggcgcaggcacggGCGACGAATCCTCGTTCGGCGCGTAAATGCTGTAGCtgaggcgcggcggcgtctgcATCGGATGGCTGTCTTGTGCGctgt
This region of Malassezia japonica chromosome 8, complete sequence genomic DNA includes:
- the OTU2 gene encoding ubiquitinyl hydrolase 1 (COG:O; COG:T; MEROPS:MER0957411; EggNog:ENOG503NZP9), with protein sequence MAGSENGVSGVLGKLMPTQSEDSGAPKKKMSRQKARLARRDAAAAQMRADAEQEVVDENNQEAADEAKALKEACDELDVTLCELNVRYPAQEPYTYDMLRMAAARYMRQHSADFMPFISDLDESQAGVQGENTAESKFLQYCDAMESTSAWGGQPEILALSKVFHTPIHVMQPGMPMVKIGDEFDKAPLLISYHIKLFGLGEHYNSLRPASH
- the ASK1 gene encoding DASH complex subunit ask1 (EggNog:ENOG503P0J4; COG:S), which translates into the protein MAGAPAGEPIAVGEQLMQLDQAITLTLQEIDENFSQAHQVITSRILPAIREYEASCAKTWVGARFWKQFFEASAQVSLSQQPLDEVEEYVEEPQDESVHDTHVEADDDDSAQDSHPMQTPPRLSYSIYAPNEDSSPVPAPELESPFQRLKRDVERSRIEDETQRMHASDLSVSMANDPSVALSEVPTSSSPLKWRHPSDPARTRRRSSARPRVSIVGGEQTINPFAPDEKRDWNGIADLRKTPLRNAHTYHVSRAAGDDESLPEGMSPPAAASYSMPKQKYRQTPAKEAARLVVDDVLRSVHDEVPSQPTPARSGRRKSVVGTPLTKRTPGRSRRDSLPTPPTITKSVRPGAEGELPGMLDKMLDLEENESESDSNESDEDMASAPMPNTSAQQSGNSRSIDDDTLFGLARRTPSERAEANRSLSGAVRRTSEELRLLGQVDAMGTVHRGRSLTERDDTYSQPSPTPYGK